One genomic segment of Sminthopsis crassicaudata isolate SCR6 chromosome 2, ASM4859323v1, whole genome shotgun sequence includes these proteins:
- the LOC141553733 gene encoding LOW QUALITY PROTEIN: DENN domain-containing protein 11-like (The sequence of the model RefSeq protein was modified relative to this genomic sequence to represent the inferred CDS: inserted 3 bases in 2 codons; deleted 1 base in 1 codon), protein KNLLEALLLRWAEGPAVSPPQAPELQAGGRGWGPGGGGGGLGSGPASGARRAAEPGKKKEEEEEEEEEEAEFGPGPXRLPLEEEEDQVVAVFVVTFDPRTGNMLEWXLPQDIDLEGVEFKSMASGSHKIQSDFIYFRKGHFFGLACFANMPVESELERGARMKSVGILSPSYTLLYRYMHFLENQVRHQLQMPRHYSHLAAFYEDKKGVLHAGQGKPNSVHPIHWLPSIHRYMYPEMKITHPAGCMSQFIKFFGEQILILWKFALLRKRILIFSPPPVGVVCYRVYCCCCLANVSLPGLGGTIPESKPFFYVNVADIESLEIEVSYVACTTEKIFEEKNDLYDVYVDNQNVKTHHEHMQPLLKLNSADKKKKKKYRRLNEQRQMLLYSQEVGEDCNPCEEDLFVLFFLEQNNRIFQTFLEVSTSQDKTLTAEHAPGMGLDPQGDRSFLMDLLEAYGIDVMLVIDNPCCP, encoded by the exons aaaaatcttctggAGGCGCTGCTGCTGCGCTGGGCCGAGGGCCCGGCCGTGTCCCCGCCGCAGGCCCCCGAGCTCCAGGCCGGCGGCCGGGGCTGGGGCCCGGGGGGCGGCGGCGGGGGGCTGGGAAGCGGGCCTGCATCGGGGGCCCGGCGGGCGGCGGAGCccgggaagaagaaggaggaggaggaagaggaggaagaagaggaggcggAGTTCGGTCCGGGTC GGCGCCTgcctctggaggaggaggaggaccaaGTGGTGGCCGTATTCGTGGTCACTTTCGATCCCCGCACGGGCAACATGCTGGAATG TCTGCCCCAAGATATTGATCTGGAAggagttgaattcaaatccatggCCAGTGGATCCCATAAAATTCAGTCTGACTTCATCTATTTCCGAAAAGGACATTTCTTTGGCCTTGCCTGCTTCGCTAATATGCCT GTGGAGAGTGAACTGGAGCGTGGAGCACGTATGAAATCTGTGGGCATTCTCTCCCCTTCTTACACCCTCCTTTACAGATACATGCACTTTTTAGAGAATCAAGTCCGACACCAGCTGCAGATGCCGAGACATTATTCCCATCTAGCTGCCTTCTATGAAGACAAAAAAGGTGTGCTTCATGCTGGGCAGGGAAAACCCAACTCTGTGCACCCTATTCACTGGCTGCCCTCCATCCATCGATATATGTATCCAGAGATGAAGATCACACACCCAGCTGGCTGTATGTCCCAGTTTATTAAATTCTTTGGGGAGCAGATCCTCATCCTTTGGAAATTTGCTTTGCTTCGAAAACGTATTTTGATATTCTCTCCTCCCCCTGTGGGAGTTGTGTGCTACAGAGtatactgctgctgctgcctggCCAATGTTTCTCTGCCGGGCTTAGGAGGAACAATTCCTGAATCCAAACCCTTTTTTTATGTGAACGTGGCAGATATTGAGAGCCTAGAGATAGAAGTGTCTTACGTGGCATGTACAACAGAGAAGATTTTTGAAGAGAAGAACGACTTGTATGATGTTTATGTGGACAACCAAAATGTGAAGACACACCATGAACACATGCAGCCGCTGCTTAAGCTCAACAgtgctgataaaaaaaaaaaaaaaaaataccggAGGCTTAACGAGCAGAGGCAGATGTTGCTGTACTCTCAGGAGGTGGGTGAGGACTGCAACCCATGTGAAGAAGAcctctttgttctgttttttctggAGCAGAACAATAGAATATTCCAGACTTTTCTGGAGGTCTCCACAAGCCAGGACAAGACCCTGACAGCAGAGCATGCCCCGGGTATGGGCCTGGACCCCCAAGGGGACCGAAGCTTTCTTATGGACCTGTTGGAAGCATATGGCATTGATGTGATGCTAGTCATTGATAATCCCTGCTGCCCATAG